From Pan troglodytes isolate AG18354 chromosome 9, NHGRI_mPanTro3-v2.0_pri, whole genome shotgun sequence, the proteins below share one genomic window:
- the OR10G9 gene encoding olfactory receptor 10G9, which produces MSNTSLVTVFILTGLPHAPGLDAPLFGVFLVVYVLTVLGNLLILLVIRVDSHLHTPMYYFLTNLSFIDIWFSTVTVPKMLMTLVSPSGRTISFHSCVAQLYFFHFLGSTECFLYTVMSYDRYLAISYPLRYTSMMSGSRCALLATSTWLSGSLHSAVQTIMTFHLPYCGPNQIQHYLCDAPPILKLACADTSANEMVIFLDIGVVASGCFLLIVLSYVSIVCSILRIRTSEGRHRAFQTCASHCIVVLCFFVPCVFIYLRPGSRDVVDGVVAIFYTVLTPLLNPVVYTLRNKEVKKAVLKLRDKVAHSQGE; this is translated from the coding sequence ATGTCCAACACCAGCCTCGTGACAGTGTTCATCCTCACGGGCCTTCCCCATGCCCCAGGGCTGGACGCCCCCCTCTTTGGAGTCTTCCTGGTGGTTTACGTGCTCACTGTGCTGGGGAACCTCCTCATCCTGCTGGTGATCAGGGTGGATTCTcacctccacacccccatgtactACTTCCTCACCAACCTGTCCTTCATTGACATATGGTTCTCCACTGTCACGGtgcccaaaatgctgatgacCTTGGTGTCCCCAAGCGGCAGGACTATCTCCTTCCACAGCTGCGTGGCTCAGCTCTATTTTTTCCACTTCCTGGGGAGCACCGAGTGTTTCCTCTACACAGTCATGTCCTATGATCGCTACCTGGCCATCAGTTACCCGCTCAGGTACACCAGCATGATGAGTGGGAGCAGGTGTGCCCTCCTGGCCACCAGCACTTGGCTCAGTGGCTCTCTGCACTCTGCTGTCCAGACCATAATGACTTTCCATTTGCCCTACTGTGGACCCAACCAGATCCAGCACTATTTGTGTGATGCACCACCCATCCTGAAACTGGCCTGTGCAGACACCTCAGCCAATGAGATGGTCATCTTTTTGGACATTGGGGTAGTGGCCTCGGGCTGCTTTCTCCTGATAGTGCTGTCTTATGTGTCCATCGTCTGTTCCATCCTGCGGATCCGCACCTCAGAGGGGAGGCACAGAGCCTTTCAGACCTGTGCCTCCCACTGCATCGTGGTCCTTTGCTTTTTTGTTCCCTGTGTTTTCATTTACCTGAGACCAGGCTCCAGGGACGTCGTGGATGGAGTTGTGGCCATTTTCTACACTGTGCTGACACCCCTTCTCAACCCTGTTGTGTACACCCTGAGAAACAAGGAGGTGAAGAAAGCTGTGTTGAAACTGAGAGACAAAGTAGCACATTCTCAGGGAGAATAA
- the LOC466866 gene encoding olfactory receptor 10G8 — MSNASLVTAFILMGLPHAPVLDAPLFGVFLVAYVLTVLGNLLILLVIRVDSHLHTPMYYFLTNLSFIDIWFSTVTVPKMLMTLVSPSGRAISFHSCVAQLYFFHFLGGTECFLYTVMSYDRYLAISYPLRYTSMMTGRSCTLLATSTWLSGSLHSAVQTILTFRLPYCGPNQIQHYLCDAPPILKLACADTSAIEIVIFVTVGIVASGCFLLIVLSYVSIVCSILRIRTSQGRHRAFQTCASHCIVVLCFFGPGLFIYLRPGSRKAVDGVVAVFYTVLTPLLNPVVYTLRNKEVKKALLKLKDKVAHSQSK; from the coding sequence ATGTCCAACGCCAGCCTTGTGACAGCGTTCATCCTCATGGGCCTTCCCCATGCCCCAGTGCTGGACGCCCCCCTCTTTGGAGTCTTCCTGGTGGCTTACGTGCTCACTGTGCTGGGGAACCTCCTCATCCTGCTGGTGATCAGGGTGGATTCTcacctccacacccccatgtactACTTCCTCACCAACCTGTCCTTCATTGACATATGGTTCTCCACTGTCACGGtgcccaaaatgctgatgacCTTGGTGTCCCCAAGTGGCAGGGCTATCTCCTTCCACAGCTGTGTGGCTCAGCTCTATTTCTTTCACTTCCTAGGGGGCACCGAGTGTTTCCTCTACACAGTCATGTCCTATGATCGCTACCTGGCCATCAGTTACCCGCTCAGGTACACCAGCATGATGACTGGGCGCTCGTGTACTCTCCTGGCCACCAGCACTTGGCTCAGTGGCTCTCTGCACTCTGCTGTCCAGACCATATTGACTTTCCGTTTGCCCTACTGTGGACCCAACCAGATCCAGCACTATTTGTGTGATGCACCGCCCATCCTGAAACTGGCCTGTGCAGACACCTCGGCCATAGAAATTGTCATTTTTGTGACTGTTGGAATAGTGGCCTCGGGCTGCTTTCTCCTGATAGTGCTATCCTATGTGTCCATCGTCTGTTCCATCCTGCGGATCCGCACCTCACAGGGGAGGCACAGAGCCTTTCAGACCTGTGCCTCCCACTGCATCGTGGTCCTTTGCTTCTTTGGCCCTGGTCTTTTCATTTACCTGAGGCCAGGCTCCAGGAAAGCTGTGGATGGAGTTGTGGCCGTTTTCTACACTGTGCTGACGCCCCTTCTCAACCCTGTTGTGTACACCCTGAGGAACAAGGAGGTGAAGAAAGCTCTGTTGAAGCTGAAAGACAAAGTAGCACATTCTCAGAGCAAATAG